The following coding sequences are from one Spea bombifrons isolate aSpeBom1 chromosome 13, aSpeBom1.2.pri, whole genome shotgun sequence window:
- the MC3R gene encoding melanocortin receptor 3 — protein sequence MNSSSYIFSVQSLNFNGSLGFNDSRFLANVTTKGFCEQIFIKSEVFLTLGIISLLENILVILAILKNKNLHSPMYFFLCSLAVADMLVSVSNALETIVIAFQNKYVFIGEHLLRQLDNIFDSLICISLVASICNLLIIAVDRYITIFYALRYHSIMTVKKALALIMVIWVSCIICGIVFIVYSESTTVIVCLITMFFTMLVLMATMYVHMFLFARLHVKRIAALPVDGVVQHRTCMKGAITITILLGVFVVCWAPFFLHLILIISCPSNSYCVCYTAYFNTYLILIMCNSVIDPLIYAFRSLEMRKTFKEIICCYGMNFGKCG from the coding sequence ATGAATTCATCCAGCTACATCTTCTCAGTTCAGTCTCTAAACTTCAATGGCTCTTTGGGCTTTAATGACAGCCGCTTCTTGGCCAACGTCACCACGAAGGGATTCTGCGAGCAGATCTTCATAAAGTCGGAGGTTTTTCTAACCCTTGGGATTATTAGTTTGCTGGAGAACATCCTGGTCATCCTTGCAATACTCAAGAACAAAAACCTCCATTCGCCCATGTACTTTTTCCTGTGCAGCCTGGCGGTGGCCGACATGCTGGTCAGCGTCTCGAATGCCTTGGAGACTATTGTTATAGCTTTTCAGAACAAGTACGTTTTCATAGGAGAACATCTTCTCCGGCAGCTGGACAACATCTTCGACTCACTGATCTGCATTTCTTTGGTGGCATCGATCTGCAACCTGCTGATTATTGCAGTTGACCGGTACATCACGATCTTCTACGCTCTGCGGTACCACAGCATCATGACGGTGAAAAAAGCCTTGGCTCTGATCATGGTAATATGGGTCTCGTGTATCATTTGTGGCATTGTGTTCATTGTCTACTCGGAAAGCACAACTGTGATTGTGTGTCTCATCACCATGTTCTTCACCATGCTTGTACTCATGGCCACTATGTACGTCCACATGTTCTTGTTTGCTCGGCTACACGTGAAGCGCATTGCTGCCCTCCCAGTGGATGGCGTTGTCCAGCACCGGACGTGCATGAAAGGAGCCATCACCATTACTATATTACTCGGTGTTTTTGTCGTGTGTTGGGCACCGTTTTTCCTCCACCTGATACTCATCATCTCATGTCCTTCTAACTCCTACTGTGTTTGTTACACCGCGTACTTTAACACATATTTAATCCTCATCATGTGCAATTCTGTCATCGACCCGCTAATCTATGCTTTCCGCAGCCTTGAGATGCGTAAAACTTTCAAAGAGATTATATGCTGCTACGGGATGAATTTCGGGAAATGTGGCTGA